The Arcanobacterium pinnipediorum genome includes a region encoding these proteins:
- the glyA gene encoding serine hydroxymethyltransferase produces MVDSFDLSLAELDPQIAQVLEDELGRQRATLEMIASENFVPRAVLQAQGSVLTNKYAEGYPGRRYYGGCEFVDVAENLAIERAKELFGAAYANVQPHAGAQANAAIYHALLQHGDTVMGLSLAHGGHLTHGMKINFSGKNFNIVSYGVDPQTYLIDMDEVRKLALEHKPKMIIAGWSAYPRHLDFAAFREIADEVGAYLWVDMAHFAGLVAAGLHPSPVPYADVVTTTIHKTIGGPRSGMILSRDESLGKKLNSAVFPGQQGGPLMHVIAAKAIALKLAGTPEFKDRQERTLRGAKILAERLIAADVADKGVSVLTGGTDVHLVLVDLRNHELNGQEAEDLLHEIGITVNRNAIPFDPRPPAVTSGLRIGTPALATRGFGDEEFSEVADIIAVALRDGNSADIPALRARVAALTDRFPLYPGLDQTH; encoded by the coding sequence GTGGTCGATTCTTTCGATCTTTCACTTGCTGAGCTAGATCCACAAATTGCTCAGGTGCTAGAAGATGAATTAGGGCGTCAACGCGCCACATTAGAAATGATTGCGTCGGAAAACTTTGTGCCGCGCGCAGTGCTCCAAGCACAAGGCTCGGTACTAACCAATAAATATGCTGAAGGATATCCCGGCCGGCGTTACTATGGCGGCTGTGAATTTGTTGATGTTGCAGAGAATCTAGCTATTGAGCGTGCCAAAGAACTATTCGGGGCCGCCTACGCTAACGTCCAACCACATGCTGGAGCACAAGCCAACGCTGCCATTTATCATGCACTACTTCAGCACGGCGATACCGTTATGGGATTGTCGCTGGCTCATGGTGGGCATTTAACTCACGGCATGAAGATCAATTTCTCGGGCAAGAACTTCAACATTGTCTCTTACGGTGTAGATCCACAAACATACCTCATCGATATGGATGAGGTTCGCAAACTAGCCCTAGAGCATAAGCCGAAGATGATTATTGCCGGTTGGTCTGCCTACCCACGGCACTTAGATTTTGCGGCCTTTCGCGAGATTGCGGATGAAGTTGGCGCATACTTATGGGTGGATATGGCTCATTTTGCGGGGTTGGTTGCCGCTGGGTTACACCCCAGCCCAGTCCCATACGCCGACGTCGTCACCACCACTATTCATAAGACCATCGGTGGTCCACGTTCGGGCATGATTTTGTCTCGTGATGAATCACTCGGCAAGAAACTCAACTCCGCAGTCTTCCCCGGCCAACAAGGTGGCCCGCTTATGCACGTGATTGCTGCGAAAGCTATTGCGTTAAAGCTCGCTGGCACACCGGAGTTTAAGGATCGGCAAGAGCGGACCTTGCGCGGAGCAAAGATTCTTGCGGAGCGTCTTATCGCTGCCGATGTTGCTGATAAGGGCGTCTCAGTGCTCACTGGCGGAACTGATGTTCACCTCGTTTTAGTAGATTTACGCAACCACGAACTCAACGGTCAAGAAGCAGAAGATCTGCTCCACGAGATCGGCATTACCGTCAATCGTAACGCGATCCCGTTCGATCCACGTCCACCGGCAGTAACGTCTGGATTGCGAATCGGAACTCCAGCATTGGCTACGCGCGGATTTGGGGACGAAGAATTTAGCGAAGTCGCCGATATTATTGCCGTTGCATTGCGTGATGGTAACTCGGCTGATATTCCTGCCTTGCGTGCTCGGGTCGCTGCCCTGACTGATCGCTTCCCGTTATATCCGGGTCTGGATCAAACGCACTGA
- a CDS encoding ATP-binding protein — protein sequence MKTDNDYSHLRAPGLAKRPELLRRSPRKLAGVARGLSVHLGGSVTAWRWAFVVATPFFGAGIIIYVILAVTIPKDEGLPGRRRRLMNELTPDTGRANPACKPLVITALVLAASAIGIVVIQHGYGSGLISFLIILAGAGIAWSHPVGNDSAPIGWTIVGSLIATLGALTYASRNYGIYQTMASLGVGLAVISAIGFVIVPVLLQNRTQLRDEYAQRIREAERADIAAHLHDSVLQTLALIRSRADSAEEVATLARAQERDLRRYLYSDRAVEGTSVADNISQIAAEIDKKFHTEIDTVITGDAQPNMATHALLGATREALTNAAKHAPGKISLYAQLGESACEVFVRDRGSGFDPEAIARDRAGIRDSIRGRLAKVGGEVVIRSPLPSGGSEVHMRISSGGNQ from the coding sequence ATGAAGACGGATAATGATTATTCACATCTGCGCGCGCCAGGGTTAGCGAAGCGTCCCGAGCTGTTGCGACGCTCGCCGCGCAAACTGGCCGGCGTCGCGCGCGGATTAAGTGTGCATCTTGGTGGATCGGTTACGGCATGGCGTTGGGCCTTCGTCGTCGCCACACCATTTTTTGGTGCCGGAATAATTATTTATGTCATCTTAGCCGTCACCATACCTAAAGACGAGGGTCTGCCTGGTCGCCGTCGTCGGTTAATGAACGAACTGACCCCAGATACCGGGCGAGCCAACCCAGCATGCAAGCCACTTGTTATTACCGCCCTCGTTTTGGCGGCTAGTGCGATAGGCATTGTGGTTATTCAACACGGATACGGCTCTGGTCTGATCTCCTTCCTCATTATTTTGGCCGGTGCTGGCATCGCATGGTCGCATCCGGTTGGTAACGATTCTGCGCCGATCGGATGGACGATTGTTGGAAGTCTTATCGCAACACTCGGCGCACTGACCTACGCATCGCGAAACTACGGGATCTATCAAACCATGGCGAGCCTGGGTGTGGGCTTGGCCGTCATTAGCGCAATCGGATTCGTGATAGTGCCGGTATTGCTGCAAAATCGTACCCAGTTGCGCGATGAGTATGCGCAACGTATCCGAGAAGCAGAGCGGGCCGATATCGCAGCCCATTTACATGATTCAGTGTTACAAACCCTGGCGTTGATCCGCTCGCGCGCCGATTCTGCAGAAGAAGTAGCTACACTGGCCCGAGCCCAAGAACGGGATTTACGCCGCTATTTGTATTCAGATCGGGCAGTGGAAGGAACATCTGTGGCCGATAATATTTCCCAGATCGCAGCCGAAATTGATAAAAAATTCCATACTGAGATCGATACAGTCATCACCGGAGATGCCCAGCCGAATATGGCAACCCATGCCTTGCTGGGTGCTACCCGGGAGGCGTTGACGAATGCGGCCAAACACGCGCCTGGGAAAATATCGTTATACGCCCAACTTGGGGAGAGTGCGTGCGAGGTTTTTGTCCGTGATCGCGGGTCTGGCTTTGATCCGGAAGCGATTGCCCGCGACCGCGCCGGGATTAGAGATTCGATTCGCGGCCGGCTTGCTAAAGTTGGGGGAGAAGTAGTGATTCGTTCCCCGCTACCTAGTGGTGGTTCGGAGGTTCACATGCGGATCAGTTCGGGAGGTAACCAGTGA
- a CDS encoding sugar O-acetyltransferase gives MKRDEELYDRMINGQLYTPQGPKFQEIHARAMKYQDEFNSLPAADWDAHYAVLTHWLGEVGEGVIVRAPLRVDYGIHTSIGAGTFVNYDCIFLDVAPITIGKNCQIAPRVQLLTAWHPLEPTLRSQGWEGGSPIHIGDNVWLGAGVIVLPGVTIGDNTVIGAGSVVTKDIPANVVALGSPAQVVKKLPADQCATDVIPPHLLN, from the coding sequence ATGAAACGCGACGAAGAACTCTATGACCGCATGATCAACGGTCAGCTCTACACACCGCAAGGTCCCAAATTTCAAGAGATCCATGCGCGTGCCATGAAATATCAAGACGAATTCAATTCCTTGCCTGCAGCCGATTGGGATGCCCACTACGCTGTGCTCACCCACTGGCTTGGGGAGGTTGGCGAGGGAGTTATCGTACGTGCTCCACTGCGAGTAGATTACGGTATCCACACCTCAATCGGAGCCGGAACATTCGTCAACTACGACTGTATTTTTCTCGACGTCGCCCCCATCACCATCGGCAAAAACTGTCAGATCGCACCGCGCGTCCAGCTCTTAACCGCCTGGCATCCGCTCGAGCCCACACTGCGTAGCCAAGGCTGGGAAGGCGGTAGCCCGATTCACATCGGCGATAACGTATGGTTAGGTGCCGGTGTGATCGTGTTGCCCGGCGTCACCATCGGGGACAACACCGTCATCGGTGCGGGATCGGTGGTGACAAAAGACATTCCCGCCAACGTCGTCGCCCTAGGTAGCCCTGCGCAAGTAGTCAAAAAACTCCCGGCAGATCAGTGTGCCACCGACGTCATCCCACCTCACCTATTGAACTAA
- a CDS encoding response regulator, whose translation MSLKVFIVDDHALVRAGVRSQLESYADIVCVGEADSVDSAVSALSSLRDNPPDVVLLDVHLPGGHGGGGAEVARRVLAGGVSTRFLALSVSDSADDVVAVIRAGARGYVTKAVSANELVEAIERVAGGDAAFSPRLAGFVLDAFGAHAADVAQRDEELDRLSQREQEVMRLIARGYTYRETASELFISIKTVETHVSAVLRKLQLSNRHELSRWAAARGLD comes from the coding sequence GTGAGTCTAAAAGTATTTATCGTAGACGATCACGCTTTGGTACGCGCCGGTGTGCGCTCCCAACTCGAAAGTTACGCCGATATTGTGTGCGTTGGTGAAGCCGATTCGGTTGATAGTGCAGTTAGCGCGCTCAGTTCGCTGCGCGATAACCCGCCCGACGTCGTATTGCTCGACGTTCACCTGCCCGGCGGTCACGGTGGCGGTGGGGCAGAAGTTGCCCGCCGTGTGTTAGCTGGCGGAGTATCCACCCGGTTTCTTGCACTATCAGTGTCAGATTCTGCCGACGACGTCGTTGCCGTTATTCGCGCAGGCGCTCGCGGATACGTCACCAAAGCAGTTAGTGCGAACGAATTGGTGGAAGCAATTGAGCGGGTGGCTGGCGGGGATGCGGCTTTTTCTCCGCGGCTAGCTGGTTTTGTACTCGATGCGTTCGGTGCACATGCTGCCGATGTGGCGCAGCGCGATGAGGAACTTGACCGTTTATCGCAGCGTGAACAAGAAGTGATGCGGCTGATCGCGCGTGGCTACACCTATCGAGAGACTGCTTCTGAGTTGTTTATTTCGATTAAAACGGTTGAGACGCATGTTTCGGCAGTGTTGCGCAAGCTCCAGCTCTCTAATCGTCATGAGCTCTCACGATGGGCGGCAGCGCGCGGCCTGGATTAA
- a CDS encoding bifunctional methylenetetrahydrofolate dehydrogenase/methenyltetrahydrofolate cyclohydrolase: MDGRATLAQIKEELKEKIANLGYTPGLATVLVGENPGSQMYVNMKHRDCAEVGINSIRVDMPEESTTEEVLAQVHKLNEDPQCSGFIVQLPLPRHIDTQKVLEAIEPTKDVDGLHPVNIGRLANEIPAPIACTPMGIVELGRRYGVQWSGANVCIVGRGTTVGKPLAILLTSRSINATVDACHSATKDLAEHTLRADIIVAAAGVAQMITPDMVRPGAVVFDVGVSRVTDPQTGKSAMLGDVDPAVFDKAGFYSPNPGGVGPMTRAMLLSNVVEASEQNS, encoded by the coding sequence ATGGATGGGCGGGCAACTCTGGCCCAGATCAAAGAAGAACTAAAAGAAAAAATTGCTAACCTAGGCTACACGCCAGGGCTAGCTACCGTGTTAGTTGGAGAAAATCCCGGATCTCAGATGTATGTCAATATGAAGCATCGGGACTGCGCTGAGGTAGGGATTAACTCGATACGAGTAGATATGCCCGAAGAATCAACTACCGAAGAAGTACTTGCCCAGGTACATAAGCTCAACGAAGATCCGCAATGCTCGGGCTTCATCGTGCAGCTGCCATTACCTCGGCATATCGATACCCAAAAAGTGTTGGAAGCAATTGAGCCCACCAAGGATGTTGATGGGCTACATCCGGTCAATATCGGCCGGCTCGCTAACGAAATTCCTGCTCCGATTGCGTGTACCCCGATGGGTATCGTGGAACTTGGCCGGCGATATGGAGTCCAATGGTCTGGCGCTAATGTGTGCATTGTTGGGCGCGGAACAACCGTTGGCAAACCCCTAGCAATCCTACTTACCTCGCGCTCGATTAATGCCACCGTCGATGCGTGCCATTCCGCAACCAAAGACTTAGCCGAGCACACCTTGCGTGCCGATATCATCGTAGCCGCAGCCGGGGTAGCTCAGATGATCACCCCAGATATGGTTCGCCCAGGTGCGGTTGTGTTCGACGTCGGCGTTTCGCGTGTAACCGATCCACAAACCGGAAAATCCGCAATGCTCGGCGATGTCGATCCAGCAGTATTCGATAAAGCGGGATTCTATTCACCAAATCCGGGTGGGGTAGGGCCAATGACTCGAGCGATGCTGTTGTCCAACGTCGTCGAAGCAAGTGAACAAAACTCATAA